The sequence below is a genomic window from Bacteroidales bacterium MB20-C3-3.
TGAACCGGTATAGTTCTCATAATAGTCAAAAAAGTGGACGCAGATTTGCTCCTGACCTAAAAAGTTGTAGAGGGCCGAGTTAGCATCCAGATTGCCAAAGCAATAAAGCTCGGATACATTCTCAACCGGGAGAAACCTCGGCTTTTGTTCATTGCCCTCTTCATCAACAGCTGTAAACTTCAGAGTGTTGTCTTGTCTCTGAAGCCTGCCGGGATTAAACAAATAATAGGTCTTTTTCATTTGATTAAGTATTAATTATCATCCGATTCCTCTCCGCTCCAGCAAAAATCAAAATAGCTGCAGTTTCTGCAGTTGCTTTTGCCTATTCTTTCGGGGCAATCATCACTGTGAATAATTTCATCAATCTTTACAACACTCTCCCGAATAAACTCTCTATCAGGTTCTGTTAGTAATACCTCCTCAGTTTTATGAAGCTTTGGATACTCAATAATCCCTGTCACACCCTCAATCCCATTTCTTTCTAGAACAAACAGATAGTATTTAAGCTGCCAGATATGCGCCTCCTCCCTTTTGTCAGACTTTTTAATCTCGTGAACAACCTTACCCTTTGAGTCGTAATAGTCAATTTTAATCCCATCTATTTCAATCTCCTGAAATCTATCACTCCGCCTGGAGTATGAAGTTTCGTGTATTAACTTCCCTTCATACACCAAATCGGAGGTAGATTCCATATTAATCCCGTTTGCAAACAGCCAAAGCTTTCGGTTACAAATCAGAAGATAATTAAAATGAGTGCCGGTGATGCGCATTTTTTAAGTTATAATAACGTATTGGAATAAATCTTTTCCATATCAAATCCATATTCTTGAGAGTAGTACGCCTCCCAATTAAATAAATATTGATAACCATATTTGCTTTTCTCTGGATGCAATAAATCTGCAATAACCTCAAGTTGCTTTCGATATACTGAGATGCTAAACTGCGACATGATACTACCTAACTTCTTTATTTCAATTTTTTTCATGGTAAAGTCGTCTAATTCCAATTTTATTAACTTTTCGTAGTATTCAAACACTTTAACCCCATCTACATATTTAATTTCTTCTGTTAAAGCATCCATTTTCTCTATATCCGAAATGTTTTCAAAGAAAGAAACCGGAATTGGAATCGGAATAAATAGTTGCTGGCTGTCATTATCCTCAATCAATTTGAATTCAGCATGGAGTTTCGAGAAATTGAAGTTTTTAAAGTGTTGATAGTAACTATTGTCAGCATGAAAAACGTTCCTCATATTCTTTGATTTTTGCTCAAATACCTTTTCGTACAAAGCATGAAATTGCTTCTTTACAAGAATCTCTTTGTAGTCGTCGAAAATATCTTTATCCGTTTGCTGTACTTTGTAGCGAGAATCTGAACCATAAATGGTACTCGTCTTGTCGCAATCAAACAAATAGACAATGCAATTATCTTTTGATGCATTCCGATTGATACGCCCAGCCAATTGTTCATCGCTATCTATTAGCGAACGATCCTTAAATCCTAAATCCATATCAATATCAACACCCGCTTCAACAACCTGTGTTGATACAACTATCACTTTGGGGAATTCTTGTTCCTTTATTGAATTGATGATTTGCTTTCTCCTAAATTCAAGAATATCGCCAGAAAGCAAAAGGATTTTGTATTCTTCAAAACGGCAGTCCTGATTAATGATA
It includes:
- the cas4 gene encoding CRISPR-associated protein Cas4 gives rise to the protein MRITGTHFNYLLICNRKLWLFANGINMESTSDLVYEGKLIHETSYSRRSDRFQEIEIDGIKIDYYDSKGKVVHEIKKSDKREEAHIWQLKYYLFVLERNGIEGVTGIIEYPKLHKTEEVLLTEPDREFIRESVVKIDEIIHSDDCPERIGKSNCRNCSYFDFCWSGEESDDN